The Fervidicoccus fontis Kam940 DNA window TAGTCTCTATTAGGGCGCAATTGAATACAGCATCGAACGCGTCGCCCGCTCCAGTGGTGTCCACATACTCCACCTTTTTCAGGATTCTAGAAGTTCTTTTGCCCTCGTAGAATGCTTCTGCCCCCCTTTCGCCCAGCTTCAATGCCACGATCGTCTTCCAGCTCATATCGTAGAGGAAATCTGCAAACCCATATCCCCAAACATTCCTTGCGAATTTTTCATTGAGGAAAAGAACGTCTACAAGCCCCGTGAATTCGCCAATCACTTTTTCATACTCTCTGCTTTCTGTCCCCGGATCGAGAGAAAAGATGGGGCTCTTTAGAACACGCTTCTCCTTAATCTTTTTAATTGCGCTGAGAGCAACGGAGCTCTTTACGCTTGAAAAATGGACGACATCAACCGAATTTATTTTTTCAACCGAGCGAGCTATGTAATCATCATCCAGCAAGTTATTGACCCCCCTGTATGAGATGATCCTCCTCTGCTCGTTTGGGAGGTGTATTATGTTCGAAACTCCCGGGGAGCCCTCTTCTACAATCTTTACATTATCGATCTTAACCCCGTTTTCGATCAGGTATCTGAAAAATCCCAGCGATGAGAAGATGGGTGTAGTTATGCCGATCAAGTAGGAGGTGTGTCCAAACCTTGAAGCTGCCACAGAATAATTCAGCGCGCCTCCTCCCGCCCCTATGAAGAGGCTTTTCGCCTTTACGGAATCATCTTCAGCGGGAAGCTCAGGCACGCTCGAAATTATGTCGATGTTCAGATTTCCTACCGAAACATGCACTCCGAACTTTCCAGAATTGCCGGATTTTAAAAAACTCTTCATTACTCTTCACTAAAGCCGCATCTTATCTTTGAGGAGGAGCGAAGGATAGAAGCTCCTCTTCCCGCTGTTTCTCTTGAGCTCATCCCACTCGCTCAGTATTTTTACAGCCTCGTCTGCGACCTTCACAGCATCATCGACTCCAGCATTCGGCACGAACTCGTTAGTCACTCTATTTGCTATCACGGCGCATATCGAAGAGGCCCTAGCTCCGTATATGTTTGCCATCGTGAATATCGTGGATGCCTCCATTTCGAAGTTCAATACGTTGAGCGATTTGAGCTCTGAAATTATCGACTTCGCCCAAGAGTTCATGAAGTTTTTATAACCAGGCCTTCCCTGCCCTAGGTAGAAGCTGTCGGTAGACGCAGTTATCCCAACCCAATACCTCTTATTTAGGCTTTCCGCTGCCTCTACTAAAGCCAAAAGAACCTCATAGCTTGATACCGCTGGGTACTCAGGAATAGCATACTGCTTGCTCGTTCCATCAAGCCTCACAGCTCCGCTCGATATGATGAGGTCCCCGATCTCTATCTCTCCCTTTATCGCTCCAGTGGTCCCCACTCTGATGAATGTGTCTGCCCCCGCTCTGAGCAGCTCCTCTACAGCAATAGCTGCGCTCGGACCGCCTATGCCTGTAGATGTCACTGAGATTTCAGCCCCCTTGTATTTTCCGCTGTATGTTACATACTCCCTGTGCCTTGCTACAAACCTCCACTCATCCCAGGTCTTCGCAATTAATTCCGACCTCTCAGGATCTCCGGGCAAAAGAACATATCTGGCGACATCTCCCTGGGATATGCCCAGATGATAGAGCTTTCTTCCATCGGTCGTAGGAGAATCCGCCTTAATTTTTCCCCCCTCCAAAGAATTCACCTCCTCGTTTTATAAGTTTCCTTTTTGAACATATTTCCTATTTGATAGTAGACGTTCACTTCCTCAATTGCATCCTTAGGCAGCTTTGTGTAGTATAAGAGCGCTCCTCCGGGCTCCAGCTCCTTGTTTTTGTCTATCGTCTCAGTTATCTGCTTCTTCAAATATCTCTGCTCTTGGCTTATTTGATCGAGAGGAGTTACCGTTATGTAGTATACAAGCTCAATCTTCCATACTATGATCTTGTCGCTTCCCGCATTGACGATTTTTAAGAAACCCTTATCGCTGAGCTCGATATTAAGCAAAAGCTTCACCTTCTTTTCGCTCAATTACGGCTGAAAAAGCCATAGGATCAAGAGTGAAAACCAACTAATAATTCTTTGCGATCTATTATTATTAAAAATTTTCCACAAGCTGAATTCATAATTTTTCGAGGATGGACTTGAGCTCAAACAGATCCTCAACTACATAGTCAGCTCCAGCCCTCAAGAGCTCCTCTCCGGACTTGCACCCATTTATCGTTATCCCTATGCTTATGCACCCGTTCTTTGGACCTGCAGATACATCATCCACATAGTCTCCTACCAAAATGCACTTACTGAAGCCTCTATGGTTGTTTATTATCTTTCTGACGGCGTCATCTTTAAGGAAGGGCTTATCACTATCGTAAATTTTCAGCGTATAGACCTCGCTGACGTATTTCGAAAGAGAGAAGTACTCAAGCTCCTTCAAGACCTCATCCCCATCTACCCCTCTTCCTGAGAGGACCACGACTATACCCCTTTCATTCAAGAACCTCAAGAGCTCCTCGGCTCCATCTATTGGCTTTATTTCGCTCCTGTCTTTAGCATAGTACATCTCTTTGAAATCCTTCCAAAAATCTTTAGGATAATTCTTGTAGTTATCTAAAGAGTTCGTGCAGAACTTTTCGTAGAAATCCTCAAAACTGATATCTTCATTGAAGTACTTCTTTAAAAGCTGGCTATATACTCTGTAGAATACCTTTAAGCTGTCTATAAGGGTCATATCAAGGTCCAAAATGTAGAGAGTTTTCTGCATTAAAATTTTACCTCTAAACCCTTATCCTTCAGAGCGAACATGAAAAATTACACATCTTCTTTTAGGTGTTATTTCCTATTAAAGCTTATTTGATCAGCTTGCAATGTGATGATGATCAGCCCCGAGCACAAAGCAATAGAGTTCTCTGTGCGATCAAGAAGGATCCATTCACTTTCCAATCTTCTTCAAGAAAAAGTGTTCATGAATAGATGCGGGAAAGACGCTACACTTCAGAGCGTAGATAATGTGAGCACTAAAGCACAATGTCCATGAAGTCTACAGGCAGGGGCTTGTTTTTGCTCACGTATTCATCATACTTCGAGGAGAGGAATTCCATAAAAGTTGGGCACATGTCGAACTTCCCATCCCTGTCGCATGTCTTTCCGAGCCTTATGAAGCACTTTTGGGTTTTCTTGTCAAAGTAGGGGCATAGCTTGTGATGCTTTTTCGCCGATTTAATCATTTTTTGGATCCATTTGTCCTTTTCACTTAACCCTTGCGCATCCTTGCTTCCAGAAAAATCGATCACTTTGAACCACCTCAAACGATCAAAAGTTTTAATATCTAAGTCTTTTATTAATGTTAGCAGTAGTCAGTTATATATTTTAACCTTACTGGAAAAGCCTGATGATGAGGCTTTCAAGGTTCGAGGCAAATCTGTCGATGAGTTCCGAACCCGCGTCTGAAGAAGAGGTGGTTTGCAATTCCCTGTCCTTTCTTTAAAAATGGTATGTGCTACAGTCCCCTCCTCCCGGAGCCGAGGGCTGATATCGTAAAGAAAGGCATTTGCGACGGAGACGAGCTCTCCTATTCAAGGTGCAAGTACTATACGAAGGTATTGAAGGATGA harbors:
- a CDS encoding carbohydrate kinase family protein, translating into MKSFLKSGNSGKFGVHVSVGNLNIDIISSVPELPAEDDSVKAKSLFIGAGGGALNYSVAASRFGHTSYLIGITTPIFSSLGFFRYLIENGVKIDNVKIVEEGSPGVSNIIHLPNEQRRIISYRGVNNLLDDDYIARSVEKINSVDVVHFSSVKSSVALSAIKKIKEKRVLKSPIFSLDPGTESREYEKVIGEFTGLVDVLFLNEKFARNVWGYGFADFLYDMSWKTIVALKLGERGAEAFYEGKRTSRILKKVEYVDTTGAGDAFDAVFNCALIETRSVEESLELAVTAGALKSRNIGASSSPFRSEVFEKKREILLL
- the udp gene encoding uridine phosphorylase; translation: MNSLEGGKIKADSPTTDGRKLYHLGISQGDVARYVLLPGDPERSELIAKTWDEWRFVARHREYVTYSGKYKGAEISVTSTGIGGPSAAIAVEELLRAGADTFIRVGTTGAIKGEIEIGDLIISSGAVRLDGTSKQYAIPEYPAVSSYEVLLALVEAAESLNKRYWVGITASTDSFYLGQGRPGYKNFMNSWAKSIISELKSLNVLNFEMEASTIFTMANIYGARASSICAVIANRVTNEFVPNAGVDDAVKVADEAVKILSEWDELKRNSGKRSFYPSLLLKDKMRL
- a CDS encoding HAD family hydrolase, with amino-acid sequence MQKTLYILDLDMTLIDSLKVFYRVYSQLLKKYFNEDISFEDFYEKFCTNSLDNYKNYPKDFWKDFKEMYYAKDRSEIKPIDGAEELLRFLNERGIVVVLSGRGVDGDEVLKELEYFSLSKYVSEVYTLKIYDSDKPFLKDDAVRKIINNHRGFSKCILVGDYVDDVSAGPKNGCISIGITINGCKSGEELLRAGADYVVEDLFELKSILEKL